A part of Kitasatospora acidiphila genomic DNA contains:
- a CDS encoding TetR/AcrR family transcriptional regulator, whose amino-acid sequence MPPARGDHDARRRDVSAAVWRVLADRGFGALTLRAVAAEMGASTGLLTHYFPNKQALLRTALEVLAEQSARRPRRVAPADGLAALRTLLLDVLPLDADTTAGNRIWVGSWDVALADPELAAEHAERYRRSRVRLTEQVEIAQRRGELPADIPAADLAAAAQAFVLGLVVQALFAPTEFPPERQIRLLDDWLAAVATDEEFRSSAARPPAAAPRPSSG is encoded by the coding sequence ATGCCGCCCGCTCGTGGAGATCATGACGCCCGCCGCCGCGACGTTTCGGCCGCCGTCTGGCGGGTGCTCGCCGATCGCGGCTTCGGGGCACTGACGCTGCGCGCGGTCGCGGCCGAGATGGGCGCCTCCACCGGGCTGCTCACCCACTACTTCCCGAACAAGCAGGCCCTGCTGCGCACCGCCCTGGAGGTGCTGGCCGAGCAGTCGGCCCGGCGCCCCCGCCGGGTCGCGCCCGCCGACGGCCTGGCCGCGCTGCGCACCCTGCTGCTCGACGTCCTGCCGCTGGACGCCGACACCACCGCCGGGAACCGGATCTGGGTCGGCTCCTGGGACGTCGCGCTGGCCGATCCGGAGCTGGCCGCCGAGCACGCCGAACGGTACCGGCGCTCCCGGGTCAGGCTCACCGAGCAGGTGGAGATCGCCCAGCGGCGCGGCGAGCTGCCGGCCGACATCCCGGCAGCCGATCTGGCCGCCGCCGCCCAGGCGTTCGTGCTCGGCCTGGTGGTACAGGCGCTGTTCGCGCCGACCGAGTTCCCGCCGGAGCGTCAGATCCGGCTGCTGGACGACTGGTTGGCGGCAGTGGCGACCGATGAGGAGTTCAGGAGCAGCGCAGCCCGTCCGCCGGCGGCTGCCCCTCGACCAAGTAGCGGTTGA
- the topA gene encoding type I DNA topoisomerase: protein MSPSSETAQGGKRLVIVESPAKAKTIKGYLGPGYIVEASVGHIRDLPKTAAEVPDKYTGELRRLGVDVEHDFTPIYVVSAEKKAQVTKLKQLLAESDELFLATDEDREGEAIAWHLQEVLKPKVPVKRMVFHEITKAAIQEAVANPRQLNQRLVDAQETRRILDRLYGYEVSPVLWKKVMPSLSAGRVQSVATRLVVERERERIAFTSASYWDLVAVFGTGRTPADSANPETFGARLSSVDGKRIASGRDFGQDGQLRTANTLHLDETAARALAAALERTAFGVRSVESKPYRRSPYAPFRTTTLQQEASRKLGFGAKRTMQVAQKLYENGFITYMRTDSTTLSETAVTAARAQVTQLYGADYLPDAPRVYASKVKNAQEAHEAIRPSGDRFRTPAETGLSGDDFKLYELIWMRTVASQMKDAVGQSVTVRVGGTAADGRDVEFSASGKIITFHGFLKAYVEGADDPNAELDDRERRLPQVSQGDPLAAEQLTPEGHATKPPARYTEASLVKELEDREIGRPSTYASIIDTIINRRYVFKKGTALVPSFLSFAVVNLLEKHFGRLVDYDFTAKMEDDLDRIAAGQAESVPWLKRFYFGEGEGAGGAAEAGNGDGDHLGGLKELVTDLGAIDAREISSFKLSDEITLRVGRYGPYVEKASAEADQPGQRADIPDELPPDELTVELAEELLAKPSGDYELGHDPETGHMLVAKDGRYGPYVTEVLPEGTPKTGKNAVKPRTASLFKTMSLDTVTLEDALRLLALPRVVGTDPEGVEITAQNGRYGPYLKKGTDSRSLTSEEQLFTVTLEEALAIYAQPKQRGRAAAAPPLRELGTDPVSERPVVVKDGRFGPYVTDGETNATLRKDDDVATITPERGYELLAEKRARGPVKKAAKKTVKKAAAKKTAATKTAATKTAATKTAAKKTAAKKTTAAKKTTTAKKATAAKTTAAKKTATKKAAAEKTAAEPGQEA from the coding sequence GTGTCCCCGAGCAGCGAGACCGCGCAGGGCGGGAAGCGACTCGTCATTGTCGAGTCGCCCGCCAAGGCGAAGACGATCAAGGGCTACCTCGGCCCCGGCTACATCGTCGAGGCGAGCGTCGGGCACATCCGCGACCTGCCGAAGACGGCAGCCGAAGTGCCGGACAAGTACACCGGCGAGCTGCGCCGGCTCGGGGTGGACGTCGAGCACGACTTCACCCCCATCTACGTGGTCAGCGCCGAGAAGAAGGCCCAGGTCACCAAGCTCAAGCAGCTGCTCGCGGAGTCCGACGAGCTCTTCCTCGCCACCGATGAGGACCGCGAGGGCGAGGCGATCGCCTGGCACCTGCAGGAGGTGCTCAAGCCCAAGGTGCCGGTCAAGCGGATGGTCTTCCACGAGATCACCAAGGCCGCCATCCAGGAGGCGGTGGCCAACCCGCGGCAGCTCAACCAGCGTCTGGTCGACGCCCAGGAGACCCGCCGGATCCTCGACCGGCTGTACGGCTACGAGGTTTCCCCGGTGCTCTGGAAGAAGGTCATGCCGAGCCTGTCGGCGGGCCGGGTGCAGTCCGTGGCGACCCGCCTGGTGGTCGAGCGGGAGCGCGAGCGGATCGCCTTCACCTCGGCCTCCTACTGGGACCTGGTCGCCGTCTTCGGCACCGGCCGCACCCCGGCCGACTCCGCCAACCCGGAGACCTTCGGCGCCCGGCTGTCCAGCGTCGACGGCAAGCGGATCGCCAGCGGCCGCGACTTCGGCCAGGACGGTCAGCTGAGGACCGCCAACACCCTCCACCTGGACGAGACGGCCGCCCGCGCGCTGGCCGCCGCCCTGGAGCGCACCGCGTTCGGCGTGCGCAGCGTCGAGTCCAAGCCGTACCGCCGCTCGCCCTACGCGCCGTTCCGCACCACCACGCTGCAGCAGGAGGCCAGCCGCAAGCTGGGCTTCGGCGCCAAGCGGACCATGCAGGTGGCCCAGAAGCTGTACGAGAACGGCTTCATCACCTATATGCGTACCGACTCCACCACGCTCTCCGAGACCGCGGTGACCGCGGCCCGCGCCCAGGTGACCCAGCTGTACGGCGCCGACTACCTGCCGGACGCCCCCCGGGTCTACGCCAGCAAGGTCAAGAACGCCCAGGAGGCGCACGAGGCGATCCGCCCGTCCGGCGACCGCTTCCGCACCCCGGCCGAGACCGGTCTGAGCGGCGACGACTTCAAGCTGTACGAGCTGATCTGGATGCGTACCGTCGCCTCCCAGATGAAGGACGCGGTCGGTCAGTCCGTCACCGTGCGGGTCGGTGGCACGGCTGCCGACGGGCGGGACGTCGAGTTCTCCGCCTCTGGCAAGATCATCACCTTCCACGGCTTCCTCAAGGCCTACGTCGAGGGTGCCGACGACCCCAACGCCGAGCTGGACGACCGCGAGCGCCGGCTGCCGCAGGTGTCCCAGGGCGACCCGCTGGCCGCCGAGCAGCTCACCCCGGAGGGCCACGCGACCAAGCCGCCGGCCCGATACACCGAGGCCTCGCTGGTCAAGGAGCTGGAGGACCGGGAGATCGGCCGGCCCTCGACCTACGCGTCGATCATCGACACCATCATCAACCGCCGCTACGTCTTCAAGAAGGGCACGGCCCTGGTGCCGTCCTTCCTCTCGTTCGCGGTGGTGAACCTGCTGGAGAAGCACTTCGGCCGACTGGTCGACTACGACTTCACCGCGAAGATGGAGGACGACCTCGACCGGATCGCGGCCGGCCAGGCCGAGTCGGTGCCGTGGCTGAAGCGCTTCTACTTCGGCGAGGGTGAGGGCGCCGGCGGTGCCGCCGAGGCCGGCAACGGCGACGGCGACCACCTGGGCGGCCTCAAGGAGCTGGTCACCGACCTGGGCGCGATCGACGCCCGGGAGATCAGCTCGTTCAAGCTGAGCGACGAGATCACCCTGCGGGTCGGCCGCTACGGCCCGTACGTCGAGAAGGCCTCGGCCGAGGCCGACCAGCCCGGCCAGCGCGCCGACATCCCGGACGAGCTGCCGCCGGACGAGCTGACCGTGGAGCTGGCCGAGGAGCTGCTGGCCAAGCCGAGCGGCGACTACGAACTCGGCCACGACCCGGAGACCGGCCACATGCTGGTCGCCAAGGACGGCCGCTACGGTCCGTATGTCACCGAGGTGCTGCCCGAGGGCACCCCGAAGACCGGCAAGAACGCGGTCAAGCCGCGCACCGCCTCGCTCTTCAAGACGATGTCGCTGGACACCGTCACCCTGGAGGACGCGCTGCGGCTGCTGGCGCTGCCCCGGGTGGTCGGCACCGACCCCGAGGGCGTGGAGATCACCGCGCAGAACGGCCGCTACGGGCCGTACCTGAAGAAGGGGACCGACTCGCGCTCGCTGACCAGCGAGGAGCAGCTCTTCACGGTCACCCTGGAGGAGGCGCTGGCGATCTACGCCCAGCCCAAGCAGCGCGGCCGGGCCGCCGCCGCCCCGCCGCTGCGCGAGCTGGGCACCGACCCGGTCAGCGAGCGCCCGGTGGTGGTCAAGGACGGCCGGTTCGGCCCGTACGTGACCGATGGCGAGACCAATGCGACGCTCCGCAAGGACGACGACGTGGCCACCATCACCCCCGAGCGCGGCTATGAGCTGCTGGCCGAGAAGCGGGCCCGCGGGCCGGTGAAGAAGGCGGCCAAGAAGACGGTGAAGAAGGCGGCCGCCAAGAAGACCGCCGCGACCAAGACCGCCGCGACCAAGACCGCCGCGACCAAGACCGCCGCCAAGAAGACGGCGGCAAAGAAGACCACGGCGGCCAAGAAGACCACGACGGCGAAGAAGGCCACGGCGGCCAAGACCACCGCGGCGAAGAAGACGGCGACCAAGAAGGCGGCGGCCGAGAAGACCGCCGCCGAGCCTGGTCAGGAGGCCTGA
- a CDS encoding serine hydrolase domain-containing protein codes for MTLTMPWKSNALADLCECLDLMTADGTVPGGVIAHGTFNSDPGYLASGVVAPECGDGRPGPNTVYDVASLTKVLATWPMVGASLMDGFTLDIPVRELLSGISAEAPGGQVTVRFVHRLRRSTTPGRFLAHRHSSQANRSQGRRASPFGPGAP; via the coding sequence GTGACCCTCACCATGCCGTGGAAGTCGAACGCGCTCGCTGACCTGTGCGAGTGTCTGGATCTGATGACCGCTGACGGTACCGTGCCCGGCGGCGTCATCGCCCACGGCACGTTCAACAGCGACCCTGGCTACCTGGCCTCCGGCGTCGTCGCCCCCGAGTGCGGCGACGGCCGCCCCGGCCCGAACACGGTGTACGACGTGGCGTCGCTGACGAAGGTGTTGGCCACCTGGCCGATGGTCGGCGCCTCCCTCATGGATGGCTTCACCCTGGACATCCCGGTCCGCGAACTGCTGTCCGGCATCTCGGCCGAGGCACCCGGCGGTCAGGTGACGGTCCGCTTTGTTCATCGCCTTCGGCGAAGCACCACTCCGGGCAGGTTTCTGGCCCATCGGCATTCCTCCCAGGCAAACCGCAGCCAAGGAAGACGCGCCAGCCCGTTCGGCCCAGGTGCGCCGTGA
- a CDS encoding DNA polymerase III subunit delta', whose translation MTVWDDLVGQERVVEQLTAAASAARATVLAGRSGALAPGTNASLMTHAWLFTGPPGAGQATAARAFAAALQCTSPDLDLGGTPGCGFCEGCHTVMAGSHADVKIVRSDGLSIGVGDMRELVLRASSYPTGGRWSVILIDAAHRLTEAAANALLKGVEEPSPRTVWLLCAPSVQDTLPTIRSRCRHLVLRTPAPEAVADLLVRRDGVAPQLAEQAARAGQGDVERSRRLALDEQARSRRLEVLRIPLEVADIGGCLAAAQRLVDTAKADAEALAETRDAKETEDLKAAYGAAEGLGGKAPRGMAGAVKELEKRQKSRATRTRRETLGTALLDLLGFYRDVLALQFGSTGALANQDQRAALDRIAAAGPPEATLRRIEAVLACRTALDRNVDPLLAVEAMTMALRAG comes from the coding sequence GTGACCGTCTGGGACGACCTGGTGGGCCAGGAACGGGTGGTCGAACAGCTGACCGCGGCCGCCTCGGCGGCCCGGGCGACGGTGCTCGCCGGCCGTTCCGGCGCCCTGGCCCCGGGCACCAACGCCTCGCTGATGACGCATGCCTGGCTCTTCACCGGCCCGCCCGGCGCCGGCCAGGCCACCGCGGCGCGGGCCTTCGCCGCCGCGCTCCAGTGCACCAGCCCCGACCTCGACCTGGGCGGCACGCCCGGCTGCGGGTTCTGCGAGGGCTGCCACACGGTCATGGCCGGGAGCCACGCCGATGTGAAGATCGTCCGCAGCGACGGTCTGTCGATCGGCGTCGGCGACATGCGCGAACTGGTGCTGCGGGCCTCCTCCTACCCGACCGGCGGCCGCTGGTCGGTGATCCTGATCGACGCGGCCCACCGGCTCACCGAGGCCGCGGCGAACGCGCTGCTCAAGGGCGTCGAGGAGCCCTCGCCGCGGACCGTCTGGCTGCTCTGCGCGCCGTCGGTGCAGGACACCCTGCCGACCATCCGCTCGCGCTGCCGCCACCTGGTGCTGCGCACCCCCGCGCCGGAGGCGGTGGCCGACCTGCTGGTGCGGCGGGACGGCGTGGCACCGCAGCTGGCCGAGCAGGCGGCCCGGGCCGGCCAGGGCGACGTGGAGCGTTCGCGCCGACTGGCGTTGGACGAGCAGGCCCGCAGCCGGCGTCTGGAGGTGCTGCGGATCCCGCTGGAGGTCGCCGACATCGGCGGCTGCCTGGCGGCCGCCCAGCGCCTGGTGGACACCGCGAAGGCGGATGCCGAGGCGCTGGCCGAGACCCGGGACGCCAAGGAGACCGAGGACCTCAAGGCGGCCTACGGCGCGGCCGAGGGCCTGGGCGGCAAGGCCCCGCGCGGCATGGCGGGCGCGGTCAAGGAGCTGGAGAAGCGGCAGAAGAGCCGGGCCACGCGGACCCGCCGGGAGACCCTGGGCACCGCCCTGCTCGACCTGCTCGGCTTCTACCGGGACGTGCTGGCGCTGCAGTTCGGCTCGACCGGCGCGCTGGCCAACCAGGACCAGCGGGCCGCGCTGGACCGGATCGCCGCGGCCGGCCCGCCGGAGGCCACGCTGCGCCGGATCGAGGCGGTGCTGGCCTGCCGGACGGCGCTGGACCGCAACGTCGATCCGCTGCTGGCGGTCGAGGCGATGACGATGGCGCTGCGCGCGGGCTGA
- a CDS encoding alpha/beta hydrolase: MPQPLMPQSLTPLPLRTLPLRTVAALFATGLLLAGCAGSHPTGAHPAAGPAAPAPLQPLPAAVPAELTPYYTQRLSWQPCDNGFQCATVKVPLDYAHPTAGDLTLGAVRRPADGAGGAPRTGSLLLNPGGPGGSAVEYAEAVASSYPPEVRAGYDLVGLDPRGVGRSSPVSCLSGDRMDAFTAVTPAPHDQHEIDQLIAADREFADGCAQHSGALLGHVSTVESARDMDVLRAVLGDDKLNYVGKSYGTLLGATYAGLFPSRVGRMVLDGAMDPALDAVTGNRAQAGGFETAWSSFAKDCGSRTDCPLGTDEQQAGRQLDALLGSLDAHPLPGAGARKLTEALGVTGVLAAMYAPPAWPQLRSALAAARAGDGSSLLRLSDAYYERAADGSYRNLMFANAAVDCLDLPPAFNSPAEVAKALPQFQQASPHFGTDLAWMGLSCAYWPVKATGAPHTIRAAGAAPIVVVGTTRDPATPYAWARSLAGQLESGRLVTYDGDGHTAYGRHDDCVDSAVNRYLVEGQPPADGLRCS, from the coding sequence ATGCCGCAGCCGTTGATGCCGCAGTCCTTGACACCGCTGCCGTTGAGGACGCTGCCGTTGAGGACGGTCGCCGCGCTGTTCGCCACCGGACTGCTGCTGGCCGGCTGTGCCGGTAGCCACCCCACCGGTGCGCACCCCGCCGCCGGCCCCGCCGCGCCGGCCCCGCTGCAACCGCTGCCCGCCGCGGTGCCGGCCGAGCTGACGCCCTACTACACCCAGCGGCTCAGCTGGCAGCCGTGCGACAACGGATTCCAGTGCGCCACCGTCAAGGTGCCGCTGGACTACGCGCACCCGACGGCCGGCGACCTGACCCTGGGTGCGGTGCGCCGCCCGGCGGACGGTGCGGGCGGCGCGCCGCGGACCGGTTCGCTGCTGCTCAACCCGGGCGGGCCGGGCGGTTCCGCGGTGGAGTACGCGGAGGCGGTGGCGAGCAGCTACCCGCCGGAGGTCCGCGCCGGCTACGACCTGGTCGGCCTGGACCCGCGCGGCGTCGGCCGCAGCTCCCCGGTCAGCTGCCTGAGCGGTGACCGGATGGACGCCTTCACCGCCGTCACCCCCGCCCCGCACGACCAGCACGAGATCGATCAACTGATCGCCGCCGACCGGGAGTTCGCGGACGGCTGCGCACAGCATTCGGGCGCCCTGCTGGGCCACGTCAGCACCGTGGAGTCGGCCCGCGACATGGACGTGCTGCGCGCCGTGCTCGGCGACGACAAGCTGAACTACGTCGGCAAGTCCTACGGCACCCTGCTGGGCGCCACCTACGCCGGGCTGTTCCCGTCCCGGGTCGGCCGGATGGTGCTGGACGGCGCGATGGACCCGGCGCTGGACGCGGTGACCGGCAACCGCGCCCAGGCGGGCGGCTTCGAGACCGCCTGGTCCTCGTTCGCCAAGGACTGCGGCAGCCGGACCGACTGCCCGCTCGGCACCGACGAGCAGCAGGCCGGACGCCAACTGGACGCGCTGCTGGGCTCGTTGGACGCGCACCCGCTGCCCGGCGCGGGGGCCCGCAAGCTGACCGAGGCGCTGGGGGTCACCGGGGTGCTGGCGGCGATGTACGCGCCACCCGCGTGGCCGCAGCTGCGCAGCGCGCTGGCCGCGGCGCGCGCCGGCGACGGCAGTTCGCTGCTGCGCCTCTCCGACGCGTACTACGAGCGTGCGGCGGACGGCAGTTACCGGAACCTGATGTTCGCCAACGCGGCGGTCGACTGCCTGGACCTGCCGCCGGCCTTCAACTCCCCTGCGGAGGTGGCGAAGGCGCTGCCGCAGTTCCAGCAGGCCTCGCCGCACTTCGGCACCGACCTGGCCTGGATGGGGCTGAGTTGCGCCTACTGGCCGGTCAAGGCGACCGGGGCGCCGCACACCATCCGCGCCGCCGGGGCCGCGCCGATCGTGGTGGTCGGCACCACCCGGGACCCGGCCACCCCCTACGCCTGGGCCCGGTCACTGGCCGGCCAGTTGGAGTCGGGCCGGCTGGTCACCTACGACGGTGACGGCCACACCGCCTACGGGCGGCACGACGACTGCGTGGACTCGGCGGTCAACCGCTACTTGGTCGAGGGGCAGCCGCCGGCGGACGGGCTGCGCTGCTCCTGA
- a CDS encoding AfsA-related hotdog domain-containing protein — protein MTTAMTTAPLRTAPAPAPVPMVEVTGTALLLDQPAAPLAYGAVTVSGLRETGDAEYTAQARLLGFSTDVGHEPALMLEAARQAVAAGARTFYSAPLGSETALTFLQVHSMGPGPVAIADSLLLKITVTDRRAHHGTITALDHTVELFAHDALVGRVDVALRIR, from the coding sequence GTGACCACCGCCATGACCACCGCTCCGCTCCGCACCGCCCCCGCCCCAGCCCCCGTCCCGATGGTCGAGGTCACCGGGACCGCACTGCTCCTCGACCAGCCGGCCGCACCGCTGGCCTACGGCGCCGTCACGGTGAGCGGGCTGCGCGAGACCGGCGACGCGGAGTACACCGCCCAGGCCCGCCTCCTCGGCTTCTCCACCGACGTCGGCCACGAGCCCGCGCTGATGCTGGAGGCCGCACGGCAGGCCGTCGCGGCGGGCGCCCGGACCTTCTACTCGGCGCCCCTCGGCAGCGAGACCGCCCTGACCTTCCTCCAGGTCCACTCCATGGGCCCGGGCCCGGTCGCGATCGCGGACTCCCTGCTCCTGAAGATCACGGTGACCGACCGCCGGGCCCACCACGGCACCATCACCGCCCTGGACCACACCGTCGAGCTCTTCGCCCACGACGCCCTGGTCGGCCGAGTCGACGTAGCCCTGCGCATCCGCTGA
- the tmk gene encoding dTMP kinase, with protein MTSEEQPTPTVPVLPEVAPAGTPGERARALLRLRPYRRLWVTQLIGGTADRLGFLVLLALTVTAAVEAGLFGGGYRGAAFALALVFAVRLLAAGLVGVALLGPLHRLLTGPLDRRWTLIAADGLRAALIGVAPWWPVWTHQAVPVYALLATIFVTGAAERVWSAAKGATTPTLLPVGDPYAPQAEQRSSAANLDTVRTIDMRTGWATLPLAAVGLVAFTLLNNLLAALGVDWLRAHQVTSAALGATLLFAGSAVLLYLQDLPGAPAGHRPASPLQGLRAPTDATPGPALGKGRTGSAPYFTFAIAAAYAAMAGTAALALFTAAEHGAGPIGYGLLVLATTGLPWLGLRLTRVTLPALSRRRLLAVGLLTIGAALILAGLVFDYVLILLLTSAAAVAAGLVVGVGRGLLAQEVEEVRLPRVTAHLYAVLRMVVGAALVGMPLLAAAYGEIDYGTRAPGSFTFVHGGAGIAVATAGVLTLALAGLVLLKTDDQRGTVPFGKELLEALGGDRDVPEHRATGSGFFIALEGGDGAGKSTQAQALAEWIRSKGHEVVLTREPGGSPVGQRLRGLVLDVGNTGLSHRAEALIYAADRAEHVENVIRPALARGAVVITDRYMDSSIAYQGAGRDLAATEVARISRWATGGLVPDLTVVLDVDPTQARERFTEALDRLENEPIEFHARVRAGFLALAAADPVRYLVVDASKAPALVTTAIRHRLDRELPLSEQEKEARREQDRLAREEAERRAAEEARKKAEAEEAERKRQELLEKLRAEQAEKERLAREEAARKQAEEERKRAEEARVAAEAAAAEQAAQEAERRAAEEARLAAEAAEQARKEAEAQAQAELQRQRDVQREEQRRRAEEALQRAEAARQAEEAAAAARAANDAEAVTEEIPIPGADDLTEEISEEQRQAAVAAAEKLAEQRGGKTGRRGGKGGKTDGGGKDAEAAVERTAVLPAVPGEAAEERTAVLPAVGPGKLPPVRPVEERVPPGLWRPEPPAEAAEPKRPRRPSWAEETPMDDLPTLTDSLLGSREEWARWEQADPDEDDRGGNDRKRRK; from the coding sequence ATGACGAGCGAGGAGCAGCCCACCCCCACTGTGCCCGTTCTCCCCGAAGTGGCGCCGGCCGGTACGCCCGGCGAGCGGGCGCGTGCCCTGCTGCGGCTGCGCCCGTACCGGCGACTGTGGGTGACCCAGCTGATCGGCGGTACCGCCGACCGGCTCGGGTTCCTGGTGCTGCTCGCACTGACCGTCACCGCTGCCGTCGAGGCCGGGCTGTTCGGCGGCGGCTACCGGGGCGCGGCCTTCGCGCTGGCCCTGGTCTTCGCCGTGCGGCTGCTGGCCGCCGGGCTGGTCGGGGTGGCGCTGCTCGGCCCGCTGCACCGGCTGCTCACCGGCCCGCTGGACCGCCGCTGGACGCTGATCGCCGCCGACGGGCTGCGCGCCGCACTGATCGGGGTCGCGCCCTGGTGGCCGGTCTGGACCCACCAGGCGGTGCCGGTCTACGCGCTGCTGGCCACGATCTTCGTGACCGGCGCGGCCGAGCGGGTCTGGTCGGCCGCCAAGGGCGCCACCACGCCCACCCTGCTGCCGGTCGGCGATCCCTACGCGCCGCAGGCCGAGCAGCGTTCGTCGGCGGCCAACCTGGACACCGTCCGCACCATCGACATGCGCACCGGCTGGGCCACCTTGCCGCTGGCGGCGGTCGGCCTGGTCGCCTTCACCCTGCTGAACAACCTGCTGGCCGCGCTCGGCGTGGACTGGCTGCGGGCCCACCAGGTCACCTCGGCCGCGCTCGGCGCGACGCTGCTGTTCGCCGGCTCGGCCGTCCTGCTCTACCTGCAGGACCTGCCCGGCGCCCCGGCCGGGCACCGGCCCGCTTCGCCGCTGCAGGGCCTGCGGGCGCCGACCGACGCCACCCCGGGCCCGGCGCTCGGCAAGGGCCGCACCGGCTCCGCCCCGTACTTCACCTTCGCCATCGCCGCGGCCTATGCGGCGATGGCCGGCACCGCGGCACTGGCCCTGTTCACCGCCGCCGAGCACGGCGCCGGGCCGATCGGCTACGGCCTGCTGGTGCTGGCCACCACCGGGCTGCCCTGGCTGGGCCTGCGGCTGACCCGGGTCACGCTGCCCGCGCTCTCCCGCCGCCGGCTGCTCGCGGTCGGCCTGCTGACCATCGGCGCCGCGCTGATCCTGGCCGGGCTGGTCTTCGACTACGTGCTGATCCTGCTGCTCACCTCGGCGGCCGCGGTGGCGGCCGGCCTGGTGGTCGGGGTCGGCCGCGGGCTGCTCGCCCAGGAGGTGGAGGAGGTCCGGCTGCCGCGGGTGACCGCGCACCTCTACGCGGTGCTGCGGATGGTCGTGGGCGCCGCGCTGGTCGGCATGCCGCTGCTGGCCGCCGCCTACGGCGAGATCGACTACGGCACCCGGGCCCCCGGCAGCTTCACCTTCGTGCACGGCGGCGCCGGCATCGCGGTGGCCACGGCCGGAGTCCTCACCCTGGCGCTGGCCGGTCTGGTGCTGCTGAAGACCGACGACCAGCGCGGCACCGTGCCGTTCGGCAAGGAACTGCTTGAGGCGCTCGGCGGTGACCGCGACGTGCCGGAGCACCGGGCCACCGGCAGCGGCTTCTTCATCGCGCTGGAGGGCGGCGACGGCGCCGGCAAGTCCACCCAGGCGCAGGCGCTGGCCGAGTGGATCCGCAGCAAGGGCCACGAGGTGGTGCTGACCCGCGAGCCCGGCGGCAGCCCGGTCGGGCAGCGGCTGCGCGGCCTGGTGCTGGACGTCGGCAACACCGGCCTGTCGCACCGGGCCGAGGCGCTGATCTACGCGGCCGACCGCGCCGAGCACGTGGAGAACGTGATCCGGCCGGCGCTGGCCCGCGGCGCAGTGGTGATCACCGACCGCTACATGGACTCCTCGATCGCCTACCAGGGCGCCGGCCGCGACCTGGCCGCCACCGAGGTGGCCCGGATCTCCCGCTGGGCCACCGGCGGCCTGGTGCCGGACCTGACCGTGGTGCTGGACGTCGACCCGACGCAGGCCCGCGAGCGCTTCACCGAGGCGCTGGACCGGCTGGAGAACGAGCCGATCGAGTTCCACGCCCGGGTCCGGGCCGGATTCCTGGCGCTGGCCGCCGCCGACCCGGTGCGCTACCTGGTGGTCGACGCCAGTAAGGCACCGGCGCTGGTCACCACCGCGATCCGGCACCGGCTCGACCGCGAGCTGCCGCTCTCCGAGCAGGAGAAGGAGGCGCGGCGCGAGCAGGACCGGCTGGCCCGCGAGGAGGCCGAGCGGCGCGCCGCCGAGGAGGCCCGCAAGAAGGCCGAGGCCGAGGAGGCCGAGCGCAAGCGCCAGGAGCTGCTGGAGAAGCTGCGCGCCGAGCAGGCCGAGAAGGAGCGGCTGGCCCGCGAGGAGGCGGCCCGCAAGCAGGCCGAGGAGGAGCGCAAGCGCGCCGAGGAGGCCCGGGTGGCCGCCGAGGCGGCGGCTGCCGAGCAGGCGGCCCAGGAGGCCGAGCGGCGGGCCGCCGAGGAGGCGCGCCTGGCGGCCGAGGCCGCCGAGCAGGCCCGCAAGGAGGCCGAGGCGCAGGCGCAGGCCGAGCTGCAGCGTCAGCGCGACGTGCAGCGCGAGGAGCAGCGCCGGCGTGCCGAGGAGGCTCTGCAGCGGGCCGAGGCGGCTCGGCAGGCGGAGGAGGCCGCCGCGGCGGCGCGGGCCGCGAACGACGCCGAGGCGGTGACCGAGGAGATTCCGATCCCGGGTGCCGATGACCTCACCGAGGAGATCTCGGAGGAGCAGCGGCAGGCGGCCGTGGCCGCCGCCGAGAAGCTGGCGGAGCAGCGCGGCGGGAAGACCGGGCGGCGCGGCGGTAAGGGCGGCAAGACGGACGGCGGCGGGAAGGACGCGGAGGCGGCAGTGGAGCGCACCGCGGTGCTCCCCGCGGTGCCGGGCGAGGCCGCCGAGGAGCGCACGGCGGTGCTGCCGGCCGTCGGCCCCGGCAAGCTGCCGCCGGTGCGGCCGGTGGAGGAGCGGGTGCCGCCGGGCCTGTGGCGGCCCGAGCCCCCGGCCGAGGCGGCCGAGCCGAAGCGTCCGCGCCGCCCGTCCTGGGCCGAGGAGACCCCGATGGACGACCTGCCGACGCTGACCGACTCGCTGCTCGGCTCCCGCGAGGAGTGGGCCCGCTGGGAGCAGGCCGACCCGGACGAGGACGACCGCGGCGGCAACGACCGCAAGCGGCGCAAGTAG
- a CDS encoding GNAT family N-acetyltransferase, producing MFAITLPVSLTASRTAVLRPLEPHHAVEYLAHIDRARNSVDRFVPWASRTVDLDSTRSLLQQLAIAQRVGMTLEGVQRSSFPHGGMRHDMEVWAVLAEEWRAAVPGRFQGVS from the coding sequence GTGTTCGCCATAACCCTGCCCGTCTCCCTCACGGCTTCCCGTACTGCCGTGCTGCGTCCGCTGGAACCGCACCACGCCGTCGAGTACCTGGCGCACATCGACCGGGCCCGGAACAGCGTCGACCGCTTCGTGCCCTGGGCCTCCCGCACCGTCGACCTCGACTCCACCCGGTCCCTGCTCCAGCAGTTGGCGATCGCCCAGCGGGTCGGGATGACCCTGGAGGGCGTGCAGCGCTCCTCCTTCCCGCACGGCGGGATGCGTCACGACATGGAGGTCTGGGCCGTGCTCGCCGAGGAATGGCGGGCCGCCGTCCCTGGGCGTTTCCAGGGGGTTTCTTAA